GGCGTTGCTTTCAATGCTTATAGTGACTTTATGTCAACGAATCCTCTAATCAGAGTTACAGAAATAATTCTGGTGTTGGGCTTTTTGTTTCACATTGTAGACGGATTATGGTTGGCAAAATTGAACAAAGATGCCAGACCGGTGAATTATAATGTTAAACCGGGTAACAAAACCAGCTCTTGGTTTTCCCGAAATATGGCTGTAACCGGCTCTATTATACTTATCTTTTTAGTAGTCCATCTGCGTGGTTTTTTGGTAGAACACCGTATTTTGGGTAATCCTAAAACTATGTACGAAATCGTTCAGGAGGCATTTGAAATCCCATGGTATTCCGGTTTCTATGTTTTATCCATGATACTGCTTGCCTTTCATTTAAACCATGGCTTTCAGAGTGCTTTTCAATCTCTTGGACTAAATCATAAGAAATATAATGGTTTAATCAGTAAAACAGGTACTTTTATATCTATTATTATACCTCTGGGGTTTGCAATAATTCCTATTTACTTTTTAGTAAAATCTTATTTGAATTAAACAACATCACCTTATTAGAGGTTTTACATGATACAGAAACAATCGTAAACAGATAAAACAGAAAGCATGAATACACTTGATTCAAAAATACCGCAGGGGCCCATAGCCGACAAATGGAAGAACCACAAATTTAATCTTAAACTTGTGAACCCTGCAAATAAGAGAAAATTTGATATCATAGTTGTAGGTACCGGATTAGCGGGAGCATCGGCCGCCGCTTCATTTGGTGAATTAGGCTATAATGTCAAGT
This window of the Chitinophagaceae bacterium genome carries:
- a CDS encoding succinate dehydrogenase — its product is MSKAKNLFSYSIGKKLIMSITGLFLISFLIVHLSGNLLLLKQDGGVAFNAYSDFMSTNPLIRVTEIILVLGFLFHIVDGLWLAKLNKDARPVNYNVKPGNKTSSWFSRNMAVTGSIILIFLVVHLRGFLVEHRILGNPKTMYEIVQEAFEIPWYSGFYVLSMILLAFHLNHGFQSAFQSLGLNHKKYNGLISKTGTFISIIIPLGFAIIPIYFLVKSYLN